A region from the Aegilops tauschii subsp. strangulata cultivar AL8/78 chromosome 5, Aet v6.0, whole genome shotgun sequence genome encodes:
- the LOC109757512 gene encoding carotenoid 9,10(9',10')-cleavage dioxygenase isoform X1 — translation MGSTARPGNRATAGLANGSRPVGCSCRHCCRAVPPSSKLPSPSQRRLQYKPTQPEISAPPATKGEDTQQKKGLAAVVVPAPRPRKGVASWALDMLERLVVRLGHDKKAEPNPWLSGNFAPVLHETPPTAGLPVRGHLPECLNGEFLRVGANPKFAPVAGYHWFDGDGMIHALHIKDGKATYVSRYVTTSRFKQEEYFGGAKFMKVGDLKGLFGLFMVLTQELRKKLQVLDATYGTGPANTAFIYHHGKLMALSESDKPYVVRILEDGDLQTLGLLEYDQRLKHPFTAHPKVDPFTDEMFTFGYSHEPPYCTYRVITKDGIMLDPVPITIPESVMMHDFAITANYSIFMDLPMLFRPKEMVKNDEFIYKFDPAKKARFGILQRYEKDEKNIKWFELPNCFIFHNANAWEEGSEVILITCRHNNVDLDQVNGNQSDKLEDHGNELYEMRFNMKTGAASQKQLSVSAIDFPRINESYTGRYLYWRKQRYIYCMILESTVKVNGILKMTGIIKFDLHAKPERSKEHLEVGGNVTGIYDLSPGMFCSEAVFVPKEPGVSGEEDDGYLIFFVHDENTGKSEVNVIDAKTMSADPVAVVELPSRVPYGFHAFFVNEEQLGHQVEW, via the exons ATGGGTTCCACGGCGCGGCCGGGCAACCGTGCCACCGCTGGCTTGGCTAATGGAAGCCGGCCGGTCGGCTGTAGCTGTCGCCATTGCTGCCGTGCCGTCCCTCCCTCTTCCAAGCTCCCAAGTCCGAGCCAACGCCGCCTCCAATACAAGCCCACCCAGCCGGAAATCTCAGCGCCACCAGCCACCAAGGGAGAAGATACCCAGCAAAAGAAGGGGTTGGCGGCCGTGGTGGTGCCGGCGCCGAGGCCGCGCAAGGGGGTGGCGTCCTGGGCGCTGGACATGCTCGAGCGGCTCGTGGTCCGCCTCGGCCACGACAAGAAGGCCGAGCCGAACCCCTGGCTCTCTGGCAACTTCGCCCCGGTGCTGCACGAGACCCCTCCCACAGCCGGCCTCCCCGTCCGCGGACACCTCCCG GAGTGCTTGAATGGAGAGTTTCTTAGGGTCGGGGCTAATCCAAAGTTTGCCCCGGTTGCAGGGTACCATTG GTTTGATGGGGATGG AATGATCCATGCATTGCACATTAAAGATGGGAAAGCTACATATGTATCAAGATACGTGACGACTTCTCGCTTCAAGCAAGAAGAGTATTTTGGTGGAGCAAAGTTTATGAAG GTTGGAGATCTAAAGGGCCTTTTTGGATTGTTTATGGTCTTAACGCAAGAACTTAGGAAGAAACTTCAAGTCTTGGATGCTACTTATGGAACCGGACCAG CGAATACTGCGTTTATATATCATCATGGCAAACTCATGGCCCTCTCAGAATCAGATAAACCAT ATGTTGTTAGGATCCTTGAAGATGGAGACCTGCAAACTCTAGGGTTGTTGGAGTATGACCAAAGGTTGAAACATCCTTTCACCGCTCATCCAAAGGTTGATCCATTTACAG ATGAAATGTTCACCTTTGGATACTCGCATGAACCTCCTTATTGTACATATCGAGTCATCACCAAGGATGGAATTATGCTTGATCCAGTGCCAATAACAATACCGGAATCTGTAATGATGCATGACTTTGCCATTACAGCAAACTATTCCATATTTATGGACTTGCCAATGCTTTTTCGACCAAAG gaaatggtgaagaatgatGAATTTATCTACAAGTTTGATCCTGCAAAGAAAGCTCGTTTTGGTATACTACAACGCTATGAGAAGGACGAGAAAAACATCAAATGGTTTGAACTCCCCAATTGCTTCATATTCCACAATG CTAATGCGTGGGAAGAAGGCAGCGAAGTTATTCTGATTACCTGCCGTCACAACAACGTAGATTTGGACCAGGTGAATGGTAACCAAAGCGACAAGCTTGAGGACCACGGGAATGAGTT GTACGAGATGAGATTCAACATGAAAACAGGTGCTGCTTCGCAAAAGCAACTGTCTGTCTCTGCCATAGACTTTCCTCGAATCAATGAGAGTTATACTGGCAGGTACTTATACTGGAG AAAGCAGCGGTACATCTACTGCATGATACTTGAGAGCACAGTCAAGGTGAATGGAATCTTAAAAATGACCGGCATCATAAAATTTGATCTACATGCCAAACCAGAGAGAAGCAAGGAGCATCTTGAAGTTGGGGGAAATGTGACAGGCATATATGACCTGAGCCCCGGTATGTTTTGCTCAGAGGCAGTCTTTGTGCCCAAGGAGCCCGGTGTTTCCGGTGAAGAAGACGATGGGTACTTGATATTCTTTGTTCACGATGAAAACACAGG GAAATCTGAAGTAAATGTTATTGATGCCAAGACGATGTCTGCTGATCCAGTGGCAGTTGTTGAGCTGCCAAGCCGGGTACCTTACGGATTCCACGCCTTCTTTGTCAACGAG GAACAATTAGGACATCAAGTAGAGTGGTGA
- the LOC109757512 gene encoding carotenoid 9,10(9',10')-cleavage dioxygenase isoform X2: MGSTARPGNRATAGLANGSRPVGCSCRHCCRAVPPSSKLPSPSQRRLQYKPTQPEISAPPATKGEDTQQKKGLAAVVVPAPRPRKGVASWALDMLERLVVRLGHDKKAEPNPWLSGNFAPVLHETPPTAGLPVRGHLPECLNGEFLRVGANPKFAPVAGYHWFDGDGMIHALHIKDGKATYVSRYVTTSRFKQEEYFGGAKFMKVGDLKGLFGLFMVLTQELRKKLQVLDATYGTGPANTAFIYHHGKLMALSESDKPYVVRILEDGDLQTLGLLEYDQRLKHPFTAHPKVDPFTDEMFTFGYSHEPPYCTYRVITKDGIMLDPVPITIPESVMMHDFAITANYSIFMDLPMLFRPKEMVKNDEFIYKFDPAKKARFGILQRYEKDEKNIKWFELPNCFIFHNANAWEEGSEVILITCRHNNVDLDQVNGNQSDKLEDHGNELYEMRFNMKTGAASQKQLSVSAIDFPRINESYTGRKQRYIYCMILESTVKVNGILKMTGIIKFDLHAKPERSKEHLEVGGNVTGIYDLSPGMFCSEAVFVPKEPGVSGEEDDGYLIFFVHDENTGKSEVNVIDAKTMSADPVAVVELPSRVPYGFHAFFVNEEQLGHQVEW, from the exons ATGGGTTCCACGGCGCGGCCGGGCAACCGTGCCACCGCTGGCTTGGCTAATGGAAGCCGGCCGGTCGGCTGTAGCTGTCGCCATTGCTGCCGTGCCGTCCCTCCCTCTTCCAAGCTCCCAAGTCCGAGCCAACGCCGCCTCCAATACAAGCCCACCCAGCCGGAAATCTCAGCGCCACCAGCCACCAAGGGAGAAGATACCCAGCAAAAGAAGGGGTTGGCGGCCGTGGTGGTGCCGGCGCCGAGGCCGCGCAAGGGGGTGGCGTCCTGGGCGCTGGACATGCTCGAGCGGCTCGTGGTCCGCCTCGGCCACGACAAGAAGGCCGAGCCGAACCCCTGGCTCTCTGGCAACTTCGCCCCGGTGCTGCACGAGACCCCTCCCACAGCCGGCCTCCCCGTCCGCGGACACCTCCCG GAGTGCTTGAATGGAGAGTTTCTTAGGGTCGGGGCTAATCCAAAGTTTGCCCCGGTTGCAGGGTACCATTG GTTTGATGGGGATGG AATGATCCATGCATTGCACATTAAAGATGGGAAAGCTACATATGTATCAAGATACGTGACGACTTCTCGCTTCAAGCAAGAAGAGTATTTTGGTGGAGCAAAGTTTATGAAG GTTGGAGATCTAAAGGGCCTTTTTGGATTGTTTATGGTCTTAACGCAAGAACTTAGGAAGAAACTTCAAGTCTTGGATGCTACTTATGGAACCGGACCAG CGAATACTGCGTTTATATATCATCATGGCAAACTCATGGCCCTCTCAGAATCAGATAAACCAT ATGTTGTTAGGATCCTTGAAGATGGAGACCTGCAAACTCTAGGGTTGTTGGAGTATGACCAAAGGTTGAAACATCCTTTCACCGCTCATCCAAAGGTTGATCCATTTACAG ATGAAATGTTCACCTTTGGATACTCGCATGAACCTCCTTATTGTACATATCGAGTCATCACCAAGGATGGAATTATGCTTGATCCAGTGCCAATAACAATACCGGAATCTGTAATGATGCATGACTTTGCCATTACAGCAAACTATTCCATATTTATGGACTTGCCAATGCTTTTTCGACCAAAG gaaatggtgaagaatgatGAATTTATCTACAAGTTTGATCCTGCAAAGAAAGCTCGTTTTGGTATACTACAACGCTATGAGAAGGACGAGAAAAACATCAAATGGTTTGAACTCCCCAATTGCTTCATATTCCACAATG CTAATGCGTGGGAAGAAGGCAGCGAAGTTATTCTGATTACCTGCCGTCACAACAACGTAGATTTGGACCAGGTGAATGGTAACCAAAGCGACAAGCTTGAGGACCACGGGAATGAGTT GTACGAGATGAGATTCAACATGAAAACAGGTGCTGCTTCGCAAAAGCAACTGTCTGTCTCTGCCATAGACTTTCCTCGAATCAATGAGAGTTATACTGGCAG AAAGCAGCGGTACATCTACTGCATGATACTTGAGAGCACAGTCAAGGTGAATGGAATCTTAAAAATGACCGGCATCATAAAATTTGATCTACATGCCAAACCAGAGAGAAGCAAGGAGCATCTTGAAGTTGGGGGAAATGTGACAGGCATATATGACCTGAGCCCCGGTATGTTTTGCTCAGAGGCAGTCTTTGTGCCCAAGGAGCCCGGTGTTTCCGGTGAAGAAGACGATGGGTACTTGATATTCTTTGTTCACGATGAAAACACAGG GAAATCTGAAGTAAATGTTATTGATGCCAAGACGATGTCTGCTGATCCAGTGGCAGTTGTTGAGCTGCCAAGCCGGGTACCTTACGGATTCCACGCCTTCTTTGTCAACGAG GAACAATTAGGACATCAAGTAGAGTGGTGA